In a genomic window of Xylophilus rhododendri:
- a CDS encoding flagellar basal body L-ring protein FlgH, which produces MKRTLCLMAAASALAGCSSPPASIMNGPLAAMPNAQPAYMERVNNGSIYQASMNMAALYNGRRKPRFVGDSLKVDISESSSGSNTVKTATSRKNSLAAKGRARRPTTRG; this is translated from the coding sequence ATGAAACGCACCCTCTGCCTGATGGCCGCCGCCAGCGCGCTGGCCGGCTGCTCCTCGCCCCCCGCCAGCATCATGAACGGCCCGCTGGCCGCCATGCCCAACGCCCAGCCGGCCTATATGGAGCGGGTGAACAACGGCTCGATCTACCAGGCCAGCATGAACATGGCCGCGCTCTACAACGGGCGCAGGAAACCGCGCTTCGTGGGCGACAGCCTGAAGGTGGACATCTCCGAATCCTCCAGCGGCAGCAACACCGTCAAGACCGCCACCAGCCGCAAGAACTCGCTGGCGGCCAAGGGCCGGGCACGGCGGCCAACAACAAGGGGCTGA
- a CDS encoding phasin family protein translates to MSSISSISGINPAQYSRQTTAVESPYETNSKAFGPVVASAIGAADAAGSAASSVVSFSSEALQKLGDAIESGYDTVKSGVNSVATGISDLATGTVDTIESAYDHVADAVGSVGDTISDAASTVGQYAALGVAAGKQMLSEVA, encoded by the coding sequence ATGAGCAGCATCAGTTCGATATCCGGAATTAATCCCGCCCAATACAGCCGCCAGACCACGGCGGTGGAAAGCCCGTACGAAACCAATTCCAAGGCCTTCGGCCCGGTGGTGGCCAGCGCCATCGGCGCGGCGGACGCCGCGGGCTCCGCCGCCAGCTCGGTGGTGAGCTTCAGTTCGGAAGCCCTGCAGAAGCTCGGCGACGCGATCGAGTCGGGCTACGACACGGTCAAGAGCGGCGTCAACAGCGTGGCCACCGGCATCTCCGACCTGGCCACCGGCACGGTGGACACCATCGAAAGCGCCTACGACCACGTGGCCGACGCCGTGGGCAGCGTGGGCGACACCATCAGCGACGCGGCCAGCACCGTCGGCCAGTACGCCGCGCTGGGCGTGGCCGCCGGCAAGCAGATGCTGAGCGAAGTCGCCTGA
- a CDS encoding flagellar basal body L-ring protein FlgH, translating to MLQRQQHRQDRHQPQELAGGQGPGTAANNKGLINNIINLDATASGSDAYDGSGSTSNATSFTGTIAATVINVLPNGNLVVAGERTVAMSNGTNTLRFSGVVDPKDFTQGNVVASADVANARLEVAGKGDVSEAGSRNWLQRVLTNSLSVW from the coding sequence ATCCTCCAGCGGCAGCAACACCGTCAAGACCGCCACCAGCCGCAAGAACTCGCTGGCGGCCAAGGGCCGGGCACGGCGGCCAACAACAAGGGGCTGATCAACAACATCATCAACCTCGACGCCACCGCCTCGGGCAGCGACGCCTACGACGGCAGCGGCAGCACCAGCAACGCCACCAGCTTCACCGGCACCATCGCCGCCACCGTGATCAACGTGCTGCCCAACGGCAACCTGGTGGTGGCGGGCGAACGCACCGTGGCCATGAGCAACGGCACCAACACCCTGCGCTTCTCGGGCGTGGTCGATCCCAAGGACTTCACCCAGGGCAATGTGGTGGCCTCGGCCGACGTGGCCAACGCGCGGCTGGAAGTGGCGGGCAAGGGCGATGTGTCGGAAGCGGGATCGCGCAACTGGCTGCAGCGGGTGCTGACCAATTCGCTGTCGGTCTGGTGA
- a CDS encoding cell division protein FtsI, whose amino-acid sequence MAFHRKHLPTLGSCLGAAAALALGGCSVVSPEPVWELTKATAGVARMALSAAPSKSSDTIRHFKGDLASVCIRYNPDTQVSDIVPALQAELRRHQVDSRVYDSPMPAETCAVWLKYAAQIDWDTPPFGSAYKPFVRHAALTLRAADGQLLSSSHYQLGEGLADGKWNTTREKISPVVTALLTGTESGGLTQQPASIRP is encoded by the coding sequence ATGGCCTTTCATCGCAAGCACCTTCCCACGCTCGGCAGCTGCCTGGGCGCCGCGGCCGCGCTGGCGCTCGGCGGCTGCTCGGTGGTGAGCCCGGAGCCGGTGTGGGAGCTGACCAAGGCCACGGCCGGCGTGGCGCGCATGGCGCTGTCGGCGGCGCCCAGCAAGTCGAGCGACACCATCCGCCACTTCAAGGGCGACCTGGCCAGCGTCTGCATCCGCTACAACCCCGACACCCAGGTCTCCGACATCGTGCCCGCCCTGCAGGCCGAGCTGCGCAGGCACCAGGTGGACAGCCGGGTCTACGACAGCCCCATGCCGGCCGAGACCTGCGCCGTCTGGCTGAAATACGCCGCCCAGATCGACTGGGACACGCCGCCCTTCGGCAGCGCCTACAAACCCTTCGTGCGCCACGCGGCCCTGACGCTGCGCGCGGCCGACGGCCAGCTGCTCTCCAGCAGCCACTACCAGCTCGGCGAAGGCCTGGCCGACGGCAAATGGAACACCACCCGCGAAAAGATCTCGCCGGTGGTGACCGCCCTGCTCACCGGCACCGAGTCCGGCGGCCTCACGCAGCAGCCCGCCTCCATCCGACCCTAG
- a CDS encoding chalcone isomerase family protein, with product MKTHLAITTVLAAVCASFCATASASTEVEGVILEESALVGGTRLTLNGAGVGTRLMFKVYAMGLYLQNPARDARDALSIDGPRRLRIVLLRDVSGEDFDDAVTSSAADDRDCDPRISAQMTQLGRVIARQPQGLRRGDILTLDWVPGTGTVIELNRRPLAAPIGDAAFYQALLNIWLGEKPADSRLKRGLLGSASS from the coding sequence ATGAAAACCCATCTCGCGATCACCACGGTGCTTGCCGCCGTCTGCGCATCTTTCTGCGCCACGGCCTCGGCCAGCACGGAAGTCGAGGGCGTCATCCTCGAGGAGTCGGCCCTGGTCGGCGGCACCAGGCTCACCTTGAATGGAGCAGGCGTCGGCACGCGGCTCATGTTCAAGGTCTATGCCATGGGCTTGTACCTGCAGAACCCCGCCCGCGACGCGCGCGACGCGCTGTCCATCGACGGCCCGAGGCGCCTGCGCATCGTGCTGCTGCGCGACGTCAGCGGCGAGGACTTCGATGACGCCGTCACCAGCTCGGCCGCCGACGACCGGGACTGCGATCCCCGCATCAGCGCGCAGATGACCCAGCTCGGCCGGGTCATCGCCCGCCAGCCGCAGGGCCTGCGGCGCGGCGACATCCTGACCCTGGACTGGGTGCCCGGCACCGGCACGGTGATCGAACTCAACCGCCGCCCGCTGGCCGCGCCCATCGGCGACGCGGCCTTCTACCAGGCGCTGCTCAACATCTGGCTGGGCGAGAAGCCGGCGGATTCGCGGCTCAAGCGGGGCCTGCTGGGCAGCGCCAGTTCCTGA